The nucleotide sequence CGAAAATTGGCAATGCCTGTAGAATTGATGATGGAACCATTATCGGTAAAAGACCTCTCTCCTCTCCTCGCAGTATTTTTAAGGTTCCGGAAAATTTAACTCCCGCTGTAATAGGTGATTTTTGCCAGATTGGCAGTAATGTGATTATCTACTGTCAATGTTCAATCGGGAACAAAAATCTGATTGCCGACTTGGCAACAATCCGCGAAAATGTTTCAATTGGCGATTTGAACATCATCGGCAGAAATGTTACCATCGAGAATTTCGTAAAAATTGGCGAGCGGAATAAATTTGAAACTAACAGCTATATAACCGCTTATTCCGAAATAAATGACTATTGTTTTATCGCTCCTTGTGTGGCAACCAGTAATGATAATTATATGGCTCGCGATTTAGAACGCTTCCAACATTTTAAAGGTGTTACGATGCTAAATGGTTCACGGATTGGAGTTAACGCTACAATTTTGCCCGGAAAAATTATCAATGAAAATGGAACCGTGGCTGCCGGCGCTATTGTAACTAAAGATGTTCCTGCCAAAACTATCGTGGTTGGAAATCCAGCCAAAACATTACGCTTAGTTCCAGACCCACAATTGCTGGAAAATAATTTGGATAAACAATGAAAACGCTTGTCATTATACCTACTTACAATGAAATTGAGAATATCGAATGCCTGCTGCAACAGGTCTTGACACAAGATGAAACGATCGAAGTGTT is from Candidatus Cloacimonas sp. and encodes:
- a CDS encoding DapH/DapD/GlmU-related protein, yielding MCQYIDETAKIGNNVSLGKNVVIMAGVQIGDDCLIGHNVVIHPDTKIGNACRIDDGTIIGKRPLSSPRSIFKVPENLTPAVIGDFCQIGSNVIIYCQCSIGNKNLIADLATIRENVSIGDLNIIGRNVTIENFVKIGERNKFETNSYITAYSEINDYCFIAPCVATSNDNYMARDLERFQHFKGVTMLNGSRIGVNATILPGKIINENGTVAAGAIVTKDVPAKTIVVGNPAKTLRLVPDPQLLENNLDKQ